In Oreochromis aureus strain Israel breed Guangdong linkage group 20, ZZ_aureus, whole genome shotgun sequence, the following are encoded in one genomic region:
- the LOC116324773 gene encoding small integral membrane protein 4 — translation MFHRSKTIKDLLNIVPGKRRLGAYRFLPIFFCIGGIMEWIMINVRIGQETFYDVYRRKQSEREYQRKIADGLIVLNQSPAK, via the exons ATGTTTCACAGGAGTAAAACCATAAAAGACTTATTGAACATTGTCCCGGGGAAACGTCGCCTCGGTGCGTACAGGTTCCTTCCAATCTTCTTCTGTATCGGAGGAATCATGGAGTGGATCATGATCAACGTGAGGATAGGACAAGAGACTTTCT ATGATGTCTACAGAAGAAAACAGTCAGAACGAGAGTACCAGCGGAAGATAGCAGATGGATTGATAGTTCTCAATCAGTCTCCAGCCAAGTGA
- the ognb gene encoding osteoglycin, paralog b isoform X1 — MIPLRILIFTYVMLPWIVSSAAKGEYMEARTPAKATVRASDYGVLQDTDTDGGVPSKAEVLPTCLLCVCLSGSVYCEDVSPDMSAVPTLPKETAYLYARFNKITKIHREDFADTATLRRIDLSGNLISEIEDGSFSKLPNLEELKLAENRLTKLPMLPSKLVTFNANFNRLKTQGVKANAFKKLTRLAYLYLGDNELTAVPHLPESLYVVHLHNNNISTITDETFCKGNTSHYIRTNMYEVRLDGNPLKLSEHPNSFICLQSLPIGRYK, encoded by the exons ATGATACCATTAAggattttaattttcacatatGTAATGCTCCCATGGATAGTGTCTTCTGCAGCAAAGGGTGAATACATGGAAGCAAGAACACCTGCA AAAGCTACGGTACGTGCGTCGGACTATGGCGTCCTGCAAGACACAGATACTGATGGTGGAGTACCTTCAAAAGCAGAAG TTTTGCCAACATGTCTACTGTGCGTTTGTCTGAGTGGATCAGTTTACTGCGAGGACGTGTCCCCTGACATGTCAGCCGTGCCAACGCTGCCAAAGGAAACGGCGTATCTCTATGCTCGcttcaacaaaatcacaaaaatacacAGGGAAGACTTTGCAGACACGG CTACTTTAAGAAGAATCGACTTGTCTGGGAATCTCATCTCTGAGATAGAAGACGGATCTTTCTCCAAACTTCCCAATCTTGAGGAGCTCAAACTTGCAGAAAACAGATTGACCAAACTTCCCATGCTGCCATCCAAGCTAGTAACTTTTAATGCCAATTTCAACAGGCTTAAAACCCAGGGTGTAAAGGCAAATGCTTTTAAA AAACTCACGAGACTGGCATACCTTTACCTTGGAGACAATGAACTGACAGCCGTCCCCCATCTTCCAGAGTCTCTTTACGTTGTTCATCTGCAT AACAACAACATCTCAACAATAACAGATGAGACATTCTGCAAAGGAAACACAAGCCACTACATTCGGACCAACATGTACGAGGTGAGACTGGATGGGAACCCCCTGAAGCTGTCGGAGCACCCTAACAGCTTCATCTGTCTGCAGTCTCTCCCTATTGGCCGGTACAAgtga
- the ognb gene encoding osteoglycin, paralog b isoform X2, translating to MDIQSSSLDADGLILHSVQKATVRASDYGVLQDTDTDGGVPSKAEVLPTCLLCVCLSGSVYCEDVSPDMSAVPTLPKETAYLYARFNKITKIHREDFADTATLRRIDLSGNLISEIEDGSFSKLPNLEELKLAENRLTKLPMLPSKLVTFNANFNRLKTQGVKANAFKKLTRLAYLYLGDNELTAVPHLPESLYVVHLHNNNISTITDETFCKGNTSHYIRTNMYEVRLDGNPLKLSEHPNSFICLQSLPIGRYK from the exons ATGGAcattcagagctcttctttggatgctgaCGGCCTCATCCTCCATTCTGTCCAg AAAGCTACGGTACGTGCGTCGGACTATGGCGTCCTGCAAGACACAGATACTGATGGTGGAGTACCTTCAAAAGCAGAAG TTTTGCCAACATGTCTACTGTGCGTTTGTCTGAGTGGATCAGTTTACTGCGAGGACGTGTCCCCTGACATGTCAGCCGTGCCAACGCTGCCAAAGGAAACGGCGTATCTCTATGCTCGcttcaacaaaatcacaaaaatacacAGGGAAGACTTTGCAGACACGG CTACTTTAAGAAGAATCGACTTGTCTGGGAATCTCATCTCTGAGATAGAAGACGGATCTTTCTCCAAACTTCCCAATCTTGAGGAGCTCAAACTTGCAGAAAACAGATTGACCAAACTTCCCATGCTGCCATCCAAGCTAGTAACTTTTAATGCCAATTTCAACAGGCTTAAAACCCAGGGTGTAAAGGCAAATGCTTTTAAA AAACTCACGAGACTGGCATACCTTTACCTTGGAGACAATGAACTGACAGCCGTCCCCCATCTTCCAGAGTCTCTTTACGTTGTTCATCTGCAT AACAACAACATCTCAACAATAACAGATGAGACATTCTGCAAAGGAAACACAAGCCACTACATTCGGACCAACATGTACGAGGTGAGACTGGATGGGAACCCCCTGAAGCTGTCGGAGCACCCTAACAGCTTCATCTGTCTGCAGTCTCTCCCTATTGGCCGGTACAAgtga
- the LOC116324798 gene encoding 14-3-3 protein beta/alpha-like, translating to MDKSDLVQKAKLAEQAERYDDMASAMKAVTEQDSELSNEERNLLSVAYKNVVGARRSSWRVISSIEQKTEGNDKKQEMAREYREKIEAELQEICNDVLELLDKFLIAKASNPESKVFYLKMKGDYYRYLSEVASGDNKKTTVDNSQKAYQEAFDISKSEMQPTHPIRLGLALNFSVFYYEILNNPDKACTLAKTAFDEAIAELDTLNEDSYKDSTLIMQLLRDNLTLWTSENTADEGETEGGEN from the exons ATGGATAAGAGCGACCTGGTACAGAAGGCCAAGCTTGCTGAGCAGGCTGAGCGCTATGATGACATGGCTTCAGCCATGAAAGCAGTGACGGAGCAAGACTCTGAGCTGTCAAATGAGGAGCGTAACCTTCTCTCTGTTGCCTACAAGAATGTCGTAGGAGCGCGCCGCTCATCCTGGCGCGTTATCTCCAGCATTGAGCAGAAGACTGAGGGCAATGACAAAAAACAGGAGATGGCACGTGAATACCGGGAGAAGATAGAAGCTGAGCTGCAAGAAATCTGCAACGATGTGCTT GAGCTACTGGACAAATTTCTCATTGCCAAAGCATCTAATCCTGAAAGCAAGGTGTTCTATCTGAAAATGAAAGGCGACTATTATAGATACCTGTCTGAGGTTGCGTCTGGGGATAATAAGAAGA CTACAGTGGATAATTCCCAGAAGGCGTACCAGGAAGCTTTTGACATTAGCAAGAGTGAGATGCAGCCAACACACCCCATTAGGCTTGGCCTGGCCCTCAACTTCTCAGTCTTCTATTATGAAATCCTAAACAACCCGGACAAGGCCTGTACCCTGGCTAAAACA GCATTTGATGAAGCCATCGCTGAACTTGACACTTTGAACGAGGATTCCTACAAAGACAGTACCCTGATCATGCAACTACTAAGGGACAACCTGACT ctgtgGACATCAGAAAACACGGCAGATGAGGGAGAGACCGAAGGAGGGGAAAACTAA